Proteins found in one Promicromonospora sukumoe genomic segment:
- a CDS encoding cold shock domain-containing protein gives MSQGSLRGGVCAVVQGKVIRFDEVRGYGFVAPDTGGDDVFIHVNDLEFDKRNLAVGAVVDFAVEDGDRGLKASTVTLVAPAPALTPAMASAAVGAGATTTPVPAFLPPLPDPGPRPDGEGPSERELAVEVTEVLLAGVPTLTAEQVLATRGAFVAVARSHGWV, from the coding sequence ATGTCGCAGGGTTCATTACGAGGCGGAGTGTGTGCCGTGGTTCAAGGCAAGGTCATCAGGTTCGATGAGGTTCGCGGCTACGGGTTCGTTGCACCGGACACCGGCGGTGACGACGTGTTCATCCACGTCAACGACCTCGAGTTCGACAAGCGCAACCTCGCGGTGGGCGCGGTCGTGGACTTCGCGGTGGAGGACGGCGACCGGGGCCTGAAGGCCTCGACGGTCACCCTGGTGGCGCCGGCTCCCGCCCTGACCCCGGCCATGGCGTCGGCCGCCGTCGGCGCGGGCGCGACCACGACGCCCGTCCCCGCCTTCCTCCCGCCCCTGCCCGACCCCGGTCCGCGGCCCGACGGCGAGGGTCCGTCCGAGCGCGAGCTCGCCGTCGAGGTGACCGAGGTGCTGCTCGCCGGAGTACCCACGCTCACCGCCGAGCAGGTCCTGGCGACCCGGGGTGCGTTCGTCGCGGTGGCGCGTTCGCACGGATGGGTGTGA